The sequence ATCTGATGGCGGCAGGTGCAGACTTAGATGCATCTTTCCCTATAACTACTTCAAAAGAACCGATTCAGAGTTTTCGATGGTCAAGCCAAAACAATGAACTCTTCTATCTCAAAGACAGTGGCGGTAATGAGAACACGCAAATTTATAAGCTGACTCTGGATGTTACCCAAGCCAAGCCAACTGCCAGCGCCATAGCACTGACAAATAATAGCGATATAAGATACGACCTGCTCAAGCAGCCAAAAGACAAGCCCAACACCTTAGTGGTCATGTCTAATCAAGATAACCCTCAGCAGATGGATCTGTACCGTATAGATATTAATTCCGCCGAAATAACCAATATTTTCTCTAACACCTACGGCTTCTCTTCTATAGAGACAAACCAACAGGGAGAGCCAGTACTTGGCACTAGCAGTAACCCGGACAATACTTCCGATCTTTACGCCAAAATTGATGGCAAATGGACCAGTTTGATTAAGACCCAATTTGGTGAAGACATCGATATTCTTAGCTTTGATGAAGATAACAACTTAGCCTACCTCAGAGCCAATATCCAAGGTCGTGACAAGCAGCAGCTATTACGCCTCAATATAACCACAGGAAAACTGCTCACCCTACATCAAGACCCCATGAATGAATCTGATGTCTATGATGTGCTCTTTAACGATGAAGGCACACCACTTGCCGTCTCCTATTATGGCGGTCGCCTGCGCACTTATCCGCTGGATAAGACCTTTGCCAGCAACTGGAAAAAAATTAACGACCACTTCACTCAAGATATCGAGATAACCATCACCGACAGAAACGAGAAAACCGGCCTGTGGCAGCTACATACCGCCAGCGATGTCGATATGGGCAGCGACTACCGCTTCGATGCCAATACTGGACTGGTGAGCCTTTTGCTTGAACAAGAAGCATCGATTAATCCTGAGCTACTATCAAAACGTCAGTCCATCACTTACCAGGCACGAGACGGCGTCAACATACAAGCCTACCTGACCCTGCCAAAGGGTCAGAGTAAAAACCTGCCAACGATTATTCTTCCCCATGGCGGCCCCTGGGCCCGTGATTACTGGACACTCAGCTCAGGTTACTTCAGTCCCATCGCCCAGCTGCTAGCAAACCGAGGCTACGCCGTACTGCAACCAAATTTCCGCGCATCGACGGGCTTTGGTAAACGTTTCCTCAACTTAGGCAATAAGAACTGGGGGACGGGTAGCATGCAGGACGATTTAACCGATGGTGCACACTACCTTATCGACCAAGGCATTGCCGATAAACAAAGGTTAGGCATCATGGGGGCATCTTACGGTGGCTATGCGGCCCTTGCTGGCGCGACCTTTACCCCTGATCTTTATCAGGCAGTGATCTCCTATGTTGGGCCTTCGAGTCTTATCACCTTACTCGAATCATTCCCGCCACGCTTTCGTCCATACCTTGGACAGTTTTACAGCGCGGTAGGCGACCCAGAAATAGCAGCCGATAGAGAAGATATGCTGGCACGTTCACCCATCAAGTTCGTCGATCGCATCAAGGCACCGCTAATGCTAGTGCAAGGGGCTAATGATCCCAGAGTCACCCAGCTTGAATCCGATAATATTGCTCGAGTGATGTATAAGCAAAACCTACCCGTTGAATATATTCTGGCAAAAGATGAAGGTCATGGATTTAGGAAGCGTGAAAATAAGCTGGCCTATATCGTCGCAATGGAGCAGTTCTTCGCTGAGCACTTAGGCGGACGAGTGGATAACAAGGTCACCCCCTCACTCGCCAATCACCTGGACACGCTAAAAGTTGATGTGAGCCAGTTATAATACTCGTTAGGTCCTAGATCCCTAGGTTCTAGGACCTAAGCACCTTGTTTACGCACTCACCTCTTCGAGATCAGGCATATCTTCAAGTTTCTCTATCTTAAAGTTGAAGTAGGCATAAGTGCCACTCACTAAGGGGCAGACTAAATTAAAGAAGGCGTAAGGTAGGTAAGCTATGGTGGCGACACCTAATGTACTGGCCATGTATGCACCACAGGTATTCCATGGCACCAGTGGGCTGGTGATAGTAGCCGAATCTTCCAAGGCACGGCTCAGATTTACCGCAGCCAGACCGCGCTTAGTGTACTCCACCTTCAACATACGCCCCGGCAAGATGATGGCAATAAACTGATCTGCAGTGATCAGGTTAGCACCAATACAGGTCGCCAGAGTCGTGATGATTAAACTACCGCTGGATGTCACTAATCCGAGAATACTCTGCAAGATACGCTTGAGCAGTCCCGTGACCTCCATGATCCCGCCAAATGCCATGGCACAGAGGATTAACCATACAGTATTGGTCATCTGGCTCATGCCACCTCGGCTAAGTAGGCTATCGAGCACTTCATCACCTGTGTTGGCTACATAACCATTGAACATGGCAGTCCAGATCCCTTTCACCATAGCCACAATTGGAGGCAAACTATCGTCA is a genomic window of Shewanella psychrophila containing:
- a CDS encoding alpha/beta hydrolase family protein; translated protein: MKTHKILPSVLSTALAASLFITGCSQTPSPTSLPAQVAVQEQSQQVQLLPVEAFFNEQGISGLKSSSDGKWLAFFKEYQGAKNLYLMAAGADLDASFPITTSKEPIQSFRWSSQNNELFYLKDSGGNENTQIYKLTLDVTQAKPTASAIALTNNSDIRYDLLKQPKDKPNTLVVMSNQDNPQQMDLYRIDINSAEITNIFSNTYGFSSIETNQQGEPVLGTSSNPDNTSDLYAKIDGKWTSLIKTQFGEDIDILSFDEDNNLAYLRANIQGRDKQQLLRLNITTGKLLTLHQDPMNESDVYDVLFNDEGTPLAVSYYGGRLRTYPLDKTFASNWKKINDHFTQDIEITITDRNEKTGLWQLHTASDVDMGSDYRFDANTGLVSLLLEQEASINPELLSKRQSITYQARDGVNIQAYLTLPKGQSKNLPTIILPHGGPWARDYWTLSSGYFSPIAQLLANRGYAVLQPNFRASTGFGKRFLNLGNKNWGTGSMQDDLTDGAHYLIDQGIADKQRLGIMGASYGGYAALAGATFTPDLYQAVISYVGPSSLITLLESFPPRFRPYLGQFYSAVGDPEIAADREDMLARSPIKFVDRIKAPLMLVQGANDPRVTQLESDNIARVMYKQNLPVEYILAKDEGHGFRKRENKLAYIVAMEQFFAEHLGGRVDNKVTPSLANHLDTLKVDVSQL